Proteins encoded together in one Undibacterium sp. CCC3.4 window:
- a CDS encoding phosphatidate cytidylyltransferase: MLKTRIITALILLAILLPVLYSANFFAFSAIVLAFFAAAIWECQRLFKKPLPLLMSAVWTAFFGYLLFHLKDFSAGLLFALCVAFWLLRLTPLLARGLPGFGFSNGILSTLYGICIFGCFTAIAVLFTHSPLYLLSVMVIVWVADIGAYFSGKAFGKHKLAPSISPGKSWEGAIGGWVMVLLLGVGSTLLPALQQSFAAQILHKHGYAVLLLVLSVLAAASVVGDLFESMLKRRAGMKDSSNLLPGHGGVLDRIDALIPVLPLAALSGLWF, from the coding sequence ATGTTAAAAACGCGCATCATTACGGCACTGATTTTATTGGCAATATTATTGCCGGTGCTGTACTCGGCCAATTTTTTCGCCTTTTCTGCGATTGTGTTGGCATTTTTTGCTGCCGCGATATGGGAATGTCAGCGTTTATTCAAAAAACCCTTGCCGCTGCTGATGTCGGCCGTTTGGACGGCCTTCTTCGGCTATCTGCTGTTCCATTTAAAAGATTTTTCTGCCGGCTTGCTGTTCGCTCTGTGCGTGGCTTTCTGGTTGCTGCGTCTGACGCCTTTGTTGGCGCGTGGCTTACCTGGATTCGGCTTTTCCAATGGCATACTCAGTACCTTGTACGGCATCTGTATTTTTGGCTGCTTTACGGCTATCGCCGTGCTGTTTACTCATTCCCCCTTATACTTACTCTCCGTCATGGTGATTGTCTGGGTCGCTGACATCGGCGCCTATTTTTCCGGCAAAGCCTTTGGTAAGCACAAGCTCGCGCCCAGTATTTCTCCCGGCAAATCGTGGGAGGGTGCAATCGGTGGTTGGGTCATGGTGCTCTTGCTTGGTGTCGGTTCCACTCTGCTGCCGGCATTGCAGCAAAGCTTTGCCGCACAGATTTTGCATAAGCATGGTTACGCGGTCTTGTTGTTGGTGTTGAGTGTGCTGGCGGCCGCCAGTGTGGTCGGCGATTTGTTTGAATCCATGCTCAAGCGCCGTGCTGGCATGAAAGATAGTAGCAATCTCTTGCCTGGCCATGGCGGTGTGCTTGATCGTATCGATGCCTTGATACCGGTATTGCCGTTGGCAGCCTTGTCAGGTTTGTGGTTTTAG
- the frr gene encoding ribosome recycling factor has product MSVTDVKKNSDIRMQKSIETLKSDLSKVRTGRAHVGILDHVMVDYYGSPTNITQVANVNLIDARTIGVQPFEKKMLSAIEKAIRDADLGLNPSSQGEVIRVPTPPLTEERRKEMVKLVKTEGEGAKIAIRNIRRDANESLKKILKDKECSEDDERRSQDEVQKLTDKFVAEVDRLLGEKEKEVLTV; this is encoded by the coding sequence ATGAGCGTAACAGACGTTAAAAAAAACAGTGATATCCGCATGCAGAAGTCGATTGAGACCCTCAAATCGGATTTATCAAAAGTCAGAACCGGTCGTGCCCATGTTGGTATTCTTGATCATGTGATGGTTGATTACTATGGCTCGCCGACCAATATTACTCAGGTTGCCAATGTCAATCTGATCGATGCGCGCACCATTGGTGTGCAGCCGTTTGAAAAGAAAATGCTCAGCGCGATAGAAAAAGCGATTCGTGATGCCGATCTTGGCTTGAATCCATCGAGCCAAGGCGAAGTGATTCGTGTGCCGACACCGCCGCTGACAGAAGAGCGTCGCAAAGAAATGGTTAAGTTGGTCAAGACCGAAGGTGAGGGTGCAAAAATTGCGATCCGCAATATCCGTCGCGATGCCAATGAGTCCTTGAAAAAGATTTTGAAAGATAAAGAATGTTCGGAAGATGACGAACGTCGCTCGCAAGATGAAGTACAGAAACTGACTGACAAATTTGTGGCGGAAGTCGACAGACTGCTGGGCGAAAAAGAAAAAGAAGTCTTGACCGTATAG
- the pyrH gene encoding UMP kinase → MTKPAYKRVLLKLSGEALMGDDPFGINRITIERMVADVAEVSRMGVELAIVIGGGNIFRGVAPGAQGMDRATADYMGMLATVMNSLALADAMRQVGLTARVMSAIAIDQVVEPYVRPKALQYLEEGKVVVFAAGTGNPFFTTDTAAALRGSEIGAEIVLKATKVDGVYTADPKKDPTATRYTTISFDEAISRHLQVMDATAFALCRDQKLPIKVFSIIKPGALKNVIMGADEGTLVHV, encoded by the coding sequence ATGACAAAACCTGCTTACAAGCGCGTACTCTTGAAGCTCTCTGGTGAAGCCTTGATGGGCGATGACCCATTTGGCATTAACCGCATTACCATTGAACGTATGGTGGCTGACGTGGCAGAAGTGTCGCGCATGGGCGTGGAATTGGCCATCGTCATCGGCGGCGGTAATATTTTCCGTGGCGTGGCACCGGGTGCACAAGGCATGGACCGTGCGACCGCCGATTACATGGGTATGTTGGCAACAGTGATGAATTCACTGGCTTTGGCAGATGCTATGCGTCAAGTTGGCTTGACGGCACGTGTGATGTCGGCAATTGCGATTGATCAAGTTGTCGAGCCCTATGTGCGTCCTAAGGCTTTGCAATATCTCGAAGAGGGCAAAGTCGTCGTGTTTGCCGCCGGTACCGGCAATCCTTTCTTCACTACCGACACGGCCGCGGCCTTGCGTGGTTCGGAAATCGGTGCCGAGATCGTGCTCAAAGCCACCAAAGTCGATGGCGTCTATACGGCTGATCCGAAAAAAGATCCGACGGCTACGCGCTATACAACCATTTCTTTCGATGAAGCGATTTCGCGCCACCTTCAAGTGATGGATGCCACGGCGTTTGCCTTGTGCCGTGACCAGAAATTGCCGATCAAAGTATTCTCCATCATTAAACCAGGTGCTTTGAAGAATGTCATCATGGGGGCTGACGAGGGCACCCTTGTGCACGTATAA
- the tsf gene encoding translation elongation factor Ts, with protein MAAVTAAMVGALRAKTDAPMMECKKALTEAEGDMDRAEELLRVKLGSKASKAASRITAEGVVASYVAGNVGVLLEVNCETDFVTKNDDFLAMANTVAKLIAEHNPVDVAAVGALPLDGKTVEEVRAALIGKIGENMSFRRFARFDSSAKLASYLHGTRIGVIVEFDGADEQVGKDVAMHIAAMKPVSLSTEQVPAELIEKERSVAAQKAAESGKPAEIVAKMIDGSVQKFLKEVSLLNQPFVKNDKQTVEQMLKAANSSVKAFTMFVVGEGIEKKVDDFAAEVAAQVAAAQQA; from the coding sequence ATGGCAGCGGTTACAGCAGCGATGGTTGGCGCTTTGCGCGCAAAAACAGATGCACCTATGATGGAGTGCAAAAAAGCACTGACAGAAGCAGAAGGCGATATGGACCGTGCGGAAGAATTGCTGCGCGTTAAGTTGGGTAGCAAAGCATCAAAAGCTGCTTCGCGTATCACTGCCGAAGGCGTGGTTGCTTCTTATGTAGCTGGGAATGTCGGCGTCTTGCTTGAAGTTAATTGCGAAACTGACTTTGTGACGAAGAACGATGATTTCCTCGCAATGGCGAATACCGTTGCAAAATTGATCGCTGAACACAATCCAGTTGACGTCGCTGCTGTGGGCGCGTTGCCGCTCGATGGTAAGACTGTCGAAGAAGTACGTGCTGCATTGATCGGTAAAATTGGCGAAAACATGTCTTTCCGTCGTTTTGCTCGTTTCGACAGCTCGGCTAAATTGGCTTCTTACCTGCATGGTACCCGCATCGGTGTGATCGTTGAATTTGATGGCGCGGATGAGCAAGTTGGTAAAGATGTAGCGATGCACATTGCTGCGATGAAGCCAGTTTCTTTGTCGACTGAGCAAGTTCCTGCAGAATTGATCGAAAAAGAACGTTCGGTTGCCGCGCAGAAAGCTGCTGAATCCGGCAAGCCAGCCGAAATCGTGGCTAAAATGATAGACGGTTCGGTACAGAAATTCCTCAAAGAAGTTTCTTTGCTCAATCAACCATTCGTTAAAAACGATAAGCAAACCGTGGAACAAATGCTCAAAGCCGCCAATTCATCGGTGAAAGCGTTTACCATGTTTGTTGTCGGTGAAGGTATAGAAAAGAAAGTCGATGACTTTGCAGCAGAAGTTGCAGCGCAAGTTGCAGCCGCCCAGCAAGCGTAA
- the rpsB gene encoding 30S ribosomal protein S2, with protein sequence MSVTMREMLEAGVHFGHQTRFWNPKMAPYIFGHRNKIHIVNLEKTLAMYQEAMKYIRQLSSNRGTVLLVGTKRQSREIIAAEAARSGMPFVDQRWLGGMLTNFKTVKTSIKRLKDMEASIEDGSVEKLSKKEALMFDREMIKLQKSIGGIKDMGGIPDAIFVVDVGYHKGAITEAAKLGIPVIGIVDTNHSPDGVAFIIPGNDDSSKAIALYARGVADAILEGRANAVNEVLEAVKPSADEFVEVEQA encoded by the coding sequence ATGTCTGTAACAATGCGCGAAATGCTGGAAGCCGGCGTCCATTTTGGTCACCAAACTCGTTTTTGGAATCCAAAGATGGCACCGTATATTTTCGGTCATCGCAACAAAATTCATATCGTCAATTTGGAAAAAACATTGGCGATGTACCAAGAAGCCATGAAGTACATCCGTCAATTGTCGTCGAATCGCGGCACAGTCTTGTTGGTTGGTACAAAACGTCAATCGCGTGAAATCATCGCTGCAGAAGCTGCACGTTCCGGCATGCCTTTCGTTGATCAACGTTGGTTGGGCGGTATGTTGACAAACTTCAAAACTGTCAAAACATCGATCAAGCGTTTGAAAGACATGGAAGCGTCGATCGAAGACGGTTCAGTTGAAAAATTGTCGAAAAAAGAAGCCTTGATGTTTGATCGCGAAATGATCAAGCTGCAAAAATCCATCGGTGGTATTAAAGATATGGGCGGCATTCCTGACGCAATTTTTGTCGTCGACGTCGGCTACCACAAGGGTGCTATCACTGAAGCCGCTAAACTGGGTATCCCAGTCATCGGTATCGTTGATACGAATCACTCCCCGGACGGTGTTGCTTTCATCATTCCAGGTAATGATGACTCGTCGAAAGCGATTGCTCTGTACGCTCGTGGCGTGGCTGATGCCATCCTTGAAGGTCGTGCAAATGCTGTCAACGAAGTGTTGGAAGCTGTGAAGCCGAGTGCGGATGAGTTTGTTGAAGTAGAGCAAGCGTAA
- the map gene encoding type I methionyl aminopeptidase, which produces MEAISIKTAEDIAGMRIAGRLASEVLDYITPFVKVGVTTGELDRLCHEFMSQVQDTIPAPLNYCPPGYTPYPKAICTSVNDVICHGIPGDKVLKSGDSVNLDITVIKNGYHGDTSRMFLVGEPSILSKRLSEITYECMWLGIAKIKPGAHLGDIGHVIQQYAEKAGYSVVREFCGHGIGKIFHEAPQVMHYGKPGTMERLEAGMIFTVEPMINAGRRDIREMGDGWTIKTKDRSLSAQWEHTVLVTETGYEVLTLSAGYPAIPDYIKIA; this is translated from the coding sequence ATGGAAGCTATCTCGATTAAAACCGCGGAAGACATCGCTGGTATGCGCATTGCCGGCAGACTGGCCTCGGAAGTGCTCGATTATATTACCCCCTTCGTCAAAGTTGGCGTAACGACTGGCGAACTTGACCGTTTATGCCATGAATTCATGTCGCAGGTGCAAGATACGATACCGGCCCCGCTGAACTACTGCCCGCCCGGCTATACGCCATACCCGAAAGCTATCTGCACTTCAGTCAATGATGTGATTTGCCATGGCATTCCGGGCGATAAAGTACTCAAGAGCGGCGACTCGGTTAATCTCGATATCACTGTGATCAAAAATGGCTACCATGGCGATACCAGCCGCATGTTTTTGGTCGGAGAACCATCGATACTGAGCAAGCGTTTAAGTGAAATCACCTATGAGTGTATGTGGCTGGGCATTGCGAAAATCAAGCCAGGTGCGCATCTCGGCGATATTGGTCATGTTATTCAGCAGTATGCTGAAAAAGCCGGTTACAGTGTGGTGCGCGAGTTTTGCGGCCACGGCATAGGGAAAATTTTCCACGAAGCGCCGCAGGTGATGCATTACGGCAAACCCGGCACCATGGAACGTCTGGAAGCCGGCATGATTTTCACGGTCGAGCCGATGATCAATGCCGGTCGTCGCGACATCCGCGAAATGGGTGATGGCTGGACCATCAAGACCAAAGATCGCAGCTTGTCGGCCCAGTGGGAGCATACGGTGCTGGTAACCGAAACTGGCTACGAAGTGCTGACTTTGTCGGCCGGCTATCCGGCAATTCCTGACTACATCAAAATCGCCTGA